ACAGCCAGGAAAGAAGTAATTTTTGTTTACacttgaattttaaaaaaaaatcctcaatgGCTATGTCTTAGGGGCAAGTCTTTCATAATATTTTGatatccaaaaaaaataatCGTGTGACTAGCCCTATAAGTACTTAATTATACTTCTTGCTCAATTATAACCCGTTAAATTTCCTTGAGCCCCATTTTGATAAGTTCACCACACCGCTACTTCTCAAACCTCAATTATTTACAAGATTGGACTACCCATGTGGGTTTCTTTGAATCACAGCTAAAGCAACCAATAGACATGGCCGCTGCTAAATGGAATAGCAGGTTTCTTTAGCAgaagaaaacaaattttttttgcccttttcccTCTGGCGTCAATGAGTTTGCTTTCACTTTTAGCAATCTCATTCGCCCATTACACGGCACTCTGTCGCTTTGTCACCCATTCCCCTCCCATCCCATGATTCCCATCATACCTTATCCTTTCAATCTCTCTCCCTAATCTATAAACTACCAATATAATAATGTCATATCCTACTTTCCAAATATAGTAATGACAATAGCACTAGTATATGGTTGTAGCTAAGTAGCATGAAATGTGGTCATGCGAGTTGCTACTTATATCTACACTAAATTCCTGCCTATTTATTCTGAACCAATAAATTCCAGCCCTTTATTAATGGAGTCTTTGTCAGTTGACATATAATAGGGCCATTTCAATCTGATTCAAGGCTTTTGGACAAATCCCATCTTCCCTCCCCTCCTGTTCTTAGCCTTCCCTCTTTCTCTGCTCTTGCTATCTTTCGGCGTGAGTTGGGATTGAAATTCTTGCTTATAAGAGAAATGGATGGCTCCTACAATGATCGCCTTGATTTTGGGAAGATGGGTTACGGGTACTTGCTTCATTCTTTTTCCCTTATTTGAATTTATATCACAACATGCTTTTGAATGCGTTTGCTATTGAATGAGAGTATATGCAAGTATGAGAGTATATGCATGCAATTAGATGCATGTGTCTTTGGTTGTTGATAGAGTTTTGCTTTTGGTTTGACGTCTAACTTGAAGATTGATGTTCTTATGGTTATGGTAACTAGCTCAATTGTTTGTGCTTAAAGTTTTTATCTTTCACTGTCTGATTGGTAGTTGGTTTCTCTTTTGTAATCCGCATATGTTTATTGGTTGTTCTGAGGTCATTTGCAATCAGTTTTATGGATAAAGTTTCAGTCTTtatgttgttttgttttgtctatTCCTCTGGAAGATACCCTTTTTCCTGATCTGTTTTTGGATACTCCTGTGTGGGATCTCTTCCTGTTGCCTATATTTTGAGTTCTCATTAGTCCTAGTGATTGAAGCATGGAATTTATCgccctttttatttttgaatttgtaGATGCAAGCATTATAGGAGAAGATGCAAGATTAGAGCTCCTTGCTGTAATGAGGTCTTTGATTGTCGTCATTGCCACAATGAGTCCACGGTAGTATGGATGAATGCAAGAAACTGTTATTTCCTTTTGTTTAGCTTAATATTGATTTTACTCCTCCTAATTTGGACCTAAACGCTTATTGTAGTTTAATAAGGAATTCCAATGGAGTTTCTTTCATATTACAGAATCTGTTCAATCTAAGAGGTTCAATTCATGTAACTCGTTTGTTACTTGTGTCTGTCTGGATCATCAGAGTATGTTGCGGAATGTTTTCGACCGTCATGAAGTGATCAGATATGATGTGAAGCAAGTATGTAAGATGCAAAAACTGTAATCTTCATGTCATTTAATTGTTTTGCCTTATCTAATTAGGTACTAGTTTGTAGATTTTGAGCTCACTGGGTTCTCCCTTGGTCATTTAGGTTATCTGTTCAGTTTGTGACACAGAGCAGCCGGTATGTGTCATTTGACTGCTATCTCTTTCTTCTTACTCTTGTCCTCATCATTGTTGTCAATAATTCCATGGTCATTTGTCTTTGTCTTCTACAGGTTGCTCAAGTTTGTACAAATTGTGGCGTCAGAATGggagaatatttttgtgaagtttgcaaattCTATGATGATGATGTAATTGACATTAGCCTTCATTTTAATCTGCATAAATGTCATTAGAGTTTGAACTTTATTGcaagttttctcttttgatatcCATGTCATTAGAATATGAACCTGAAATAAGTTTGAACCGCTTTCAAGTTATTCCTGTGATTCTGCTTGTTCATTTTCCATTGTAACTGCTACCAACTTATTACAGGTTGATAAAGGGCAATTCCACTGCGATGATTGCGGGATCTGCAGGTTTACAACCCGAGCCTTTTTTCCTCCCCTTTCTTTCTGTCTGGAAAAATATTGTTCTACTTAATTGATGTTTGAGTCAGGAGCTTTTcttattgttttattttatttattattcagAGTTGGTGGTCGAGAGAACTTTTTCCACTGCAATAAATGTGGTATGTGAGCATTCTTTGTTATACCTGTCTCTAGAATTAAAACTGGAACAGTTCCTTTTGGATTTTATGCATTAATCTCAACGAATTGCAGCAATGTCATCTAACTTTTGCACAGTGGTCTCCGTGTTAATCTTTTGCATATTTATACATATGCAGATATTGATGTCTAGCGTTTTCTGTAGCTCCTACAAGTTCTCGAAATAAGTTGTCATATAAATAGCTCATTGTAAAGTAATGGTGATCAGGGGCTCCTGTTCACTGCTCAAGTAATGTGCGTTTTTCAGCTCGTAATAGCCCTGCCAATGGCTGAAGGATGTCACTTTTTTAAGCACCTCATCCCGTGATGTTTTCAGCTTTTCTGCTGTTTGCATGATCTTTATTTTCTGCTAAAAATGTAATTATGCAATTAATAATTTGGTTTCAAACACATTTTCTGTGTTTTTTGGGCTAATATTGTTAACTTGCAGGCTCTTGCTATTCAGTTGGTCTTCGTGACAATCATTTGTGCGTAGAGAATTCGATGCGGCATCACTGTCCTATTTGTTATGAGGTTAGCTTTGTTAAGTGCAAGTTCTCATAAAGGGAATTTAGAAACTCAGGTACCTTGCTGTTTGTGACACTTCCTTGTTTCGAATTTCAGTATCTCTTTGACTCTTTGAAAGACACAACTGTTATGAAATGTGGGCATACCATGCACTGTGAATGCTACCACGAGATGATAGAGCATGACAAGTAAATTGGGTCTTCCCTGTAAACATTAGTTTGCCTCttattttcatatataaataagAAAGTGGCTCACTACTTTGTTTAATATTGCCTTTGATGATTAAATTTCAGGTATTGCTGCCCCATATGTTCCAGGTCAATAATTGACATGTCCAGAATCTGGAAGAGAATAGATGAGGAGGTAGGTTTACGCTATCCCTGAAGCCAAGTGAAGACTATACTTTAGCAGTGGTATCCACTTGTTCGGATTATGTTTCATGAAGGTTTTAAAATTGAGATTCAGTCACCAAAGGACTTTCCTTTGATCCTTAAGAATCTTGTACTCTTTTTATCTATGTGAGTGCATTAATTATGTTTTCAGCCACTTTCCCCCAGCATTCACTTTGATGCTTTCTGAAGTTTGTTCATCCTGTTTTGCATGACTGGTAACTCTATTAAAAGGCCACTTTTATGAGGTTATATTTTTGGCTTGGATTTCTACTAGGTGGTCCTTTTGTACCTACTGCAGGTGCAAAATCTTGAGAGAGTCGCCCTGCTGTCCATAGTTCTTCCGCATGTAGAAATGTGCTTATTGTCCATAGTTCTTGCTGGTTGACCTCTTGTTAGTCATCATGCCTGGATTAGTTAGAAGAAGAGATTGCGGCAAACTTCACACCTCACAAAATGACCTTTATATATCTATACTCAAAAGGAGATTTGGGGTATGTGTAGAGCTAGTAGAAAGCCAAATGGATAAATCCTTACTGTGCAGAAGGGCATAACATTAATGTTGATGATGGATGGTTTTGTATTGCCGTGACCATACTCTAACATGCAACATTTCCCAGTCAACGATGGATTATTCAGTTTTGATAACCAAAGTTGCTCCCTGTAGACCAAAGCTGCTCAAAGTTCAGTTAGCTAATTTGTTTCTGTAATCGTACCGTCGGATTTTAGTCATTCTTATGCTGACCATGGTTTCATTCACAGTTTGCTCCCCGATTTCATTCATTCGTAGAGTTAATTGTCTCTTGTCACAATGTATGGTCTCGGATTCACTTAGAAATTTTTGTGGTAAGTTTCAGATGTCTAACAgattctcttccttttttcagATTGAAGAGACTGTGATGCCTGAGGACTACAGACATAGGAAGGTAAATCCCTTGTCATCCCTCTCGTTACCTGTTTGTTCTCCAAGTAGCGTCGCTTGATCAGCCAGGGAAGATGAGGAGAGAAGAGAGACAGAGAGCAATGTTTTTTTATCATATAAATTTCTAGtcttttgctctttctttcCTGCTGAAGCAGCAACTTGGAACATCTGATATATCATGGCCCTTCTTCTTCATGCAGGTATGGATTTTGTGTAATGACTGCAATGACACAACAGAGGTCTTCTTCCATATAATTGGACAGAAATGCAGCCACTGTCGATCGTATAATACTCGCACAATTGCACCTCCCGTTCTCCCCCAGTGATTGTAGGAGTTTTTTGGCGTCTTCAATCAGCATGCCTGCATGGAAGCCAACCCGACTgttgaaaccaaaaatttaaaaaaaaaagaaaaggaaaaagaaaaagagagagagagagacattGAACAATTTGCTTTGTTGCAAGTGAATTCCATTGGAATGCAAAATGACCAAAAGCAATTGGAGCTTTGGAAACCACTCAAAGATCAATTCAATTCTTCCTCTTGCTCCTACTTAAATCAACGAAGTGATGCAAGACTTTTTCATCTGTTTCTTTTTATGTTCTTGCCAAAATGATTGGCACGTGTATCTGTGCCTTCCAAATTTTTGCCTGCGTTATTAGTAGGACGATGctgtaaaatttgaattagaGATTTCTTGCTCGTGAAAAGTTAATATTGATTATGCTCAAATTTCATctcagataaaaaaaaaaattgtatctcTAGTTAAACAAATGAAATTAGTTAATTACTTGCTAGATTTTCCAAAATTAGATTTCTTGTTCACCACACAAGGTAAATGGgagcaactttttttttttaaatttatttttcggtAGGAATAGGAGCACAATTTTTGAGAATAGAGGAATGCaattaaaccaaaagagaaaacggttgcgctccaaaaaaaaaaaaaaaaaaaaaagggtatggTCATCACCCATCAGTTCATTAAGAGATTAAGTTACCAAAAGCGTGCTTTTTCGTCATCACTCCTAGTACCGCCTTTTCGCCAACCTTGACTTTCAGGCTTCAGCACATCGGAAAAGGGTTGCGCTCGAGGCCTCAATTGTCAAACGACGACGTCAGTCCGCAAAAACTCCTCTTTTCCACCTAAGTCGCGGCACACTCTTCCCAGTCCCCTTCCAAACACTGCCCTCTTCTCCGAAGCGAAAATGAGAGCGCTTCCAGAAACTCGCAGACTCGCTAGGGCTTTAACCAGCCGGTCCTCGATTCTTCTGAACTCAGTCCGAGTCGACTCTTCTCAACTCAATTCAACTCCTCAATGGCGAGCTTTTCGTTCCACTATTCTCTCCTCTTCGGGTACTTCCCCTTGTTATttgtttattaaaaaatttgccTATTTTTAATAATGTAAGAAAGAGGAAAATGCGACTACTTTAGCTTAAGGCGAAAAAAAATCGTCTCGGTTTGAAAGCTGCTTTTTTTAAAGCAGAAGGAGGAGTCGGcagaaaacaaaggaaatttAGGAAATTGTTAAAATTACAAGATAGGAAGAAGCTGTTGGTTTTACTTCTGATGtggaatttgaaaaattttacaggGATTATCCGTGGAAATCGCTTACAAGTGGGACTGAACTGCTCAAATAATGTATTGCAACATTGGCCAATGGGGATTTTAATGCAAAAGCAATTATTTTCTTCTGAATCGAATGCAGTTGATAGTGCTCCTACAGGTGAGGATTCTTGCAAAAGATATCTTTTTCTTGTTTACTCGTTATGGTGAAAATGTTGGCTGACAAGCCCAATTGTTCTTATGGTGTTTGAAACGCAGAGTCTGTGAAGGAATTACATGATAAAATTCTGAAATCTATATCAGAACAGAAATCTGCGCCTCCTAATGCGTGGTTGTGGTCACTCGTTCAACAGAGTGCTACCCGTGAAGATATTAAGCTTCTGTTCGATGTTCTGCAGAGGCTTCGAATATTTGTTAGTTCTTGCTCTGTTTGTTAGTAGGTTGTCGAATCTCTTTCACTCACATTTGTTGCTTCACTCTTATTAATTAGGTATTCTCTTGTGCAGAGACTGTCAAATCTTCGGATACATGAGAACTTTAATTTTGCCCTATGCCAAGAAGTTACAAAAGCATGTGTACGTGTTGGGGCTATTGATTATGGTATGGGATTCTCGTTTAGCTCATAGCTTTTTGAACCCTTTTTTTTGGAGTCGGGAGGGGACCAAAATGGGGGCATTGTGCTGGTCTATACACATTTGGTTGCTTGTGGATCATGTGTCAGTTAAATGGGCATCTGCATACTTTGAGGAATGCTTCTCGCCGATCAACATGAATAATTCTAGAGTACAGACACTTGTGCACATTGATTTTGGCTTGCTGGCCTTTAGAGTGAAGATACATTTATTTTGCTTCTGAAATGTTTAAGGTCTATTATATGCAGGTAAGAAGGCATTATGGAAGCATAATCTATATGGATTAACTCCTAATGTGGGATCGGCTCATCAATTACTGGTAACAAAGATATAATCTTGGTGCTTTTTTGGGTGTAGGACATAATCTGCTGCAGTTCTTATCATGCTAATTGATCCGGTGTTGTATGGCTGCAGTTGTATGCTAAGCAGCACAAAGATTCTAAACTCATGGCAGATATAATGGAACTTCTGAAGAAGAATAATCTACCACTACAAGCTGGCACTGCTGATATAGTCTTCAGGTATATTTTGTGATTACACATCACTCGTATTTTTTCATCATTATCTGTGCCTTGAAGCTTTGAATTCTTTGTTGGGATTTTTGTTGGTGATATCTTGTTGAATAATTCTTGTTTATTTTAAGTTCATCTATGTCATGATTTTAATGAAGATTTTGTCTTGTTGTAGTTTTTGGCTTTCATTATTACCTATTTGAACACAATTGATGGTGAGTTATGCAGTTTTCCAAGTTCTGCATGCATTGATAGTCATATTTTTTGCCTGGTTCATAGATGTACTTCTCCATTGGATTTAGCTGAGTATGTTAAAATATGGATATGAGTTCTAAAACTTAAATTCTTACCCAAGAAATTGCATTTTGCAATGCTTTTACTTGTGAAAAATCATAGATGTGAAGCCCTGCATGAGTCGGAAATTGTATTCGTTAATCCATCTTTGACTGGCACCTAGATGGAGTTAGCCTCCTATTAGGCACATGTTTGCATCTTCTACTTCAAATTTCACAATTTGCTATATGAGAACAGGGATATTTTGTGTAACTGTTTTGTTAAATGCTCCTGATAGGGTTCTTGTTGCTTATGTTGATGTCTTTACCTTTGAAAATCCTATGTGCCACTCATGCCCATGATTAACTCCCGAGGCTGTAGATAAATAAGCTTTTGGAGCACCTTTCAAATTAAGATATATGACACCCTTCGCTAGGTAAAAGTGGCAACAATGGAGCTCTTCACTAGTCCATGTTGTTTTTTAGAGGTTGCTGTTCATTATATGTATGCTTCATTGCTCAAGTGGAGTTGTCATGTTATCGATATTTGGTCTCATTGTTGCAGAATATGTTATGAGACGCAGAAATGGGGTTTACTGTCTAAATATGCAAAAAGGTTTATCAAGGCTGGAGGAGTGAACCTGCGACAGGCTACCATTGACATGTGGATGGAATTTGCTGCTAAAAGAGGTCTTAACTGTTGCCTTTCTATTCCTGATGCATCCTCCTTAattatggaattccttacttttattatttgttaaaatattTGTGGCCTTTATTTTGGCTGTTGTAAGCATGGCACAattgcgatttaaggaaaataatTCTGCATCATCCTGTGGAAAATCAAAGCCATTAGGTTGGGGTAGAGCAGTTAAAGTTATGGTTTTTCTGACGTCTGCTGAGTGAATCAGGTTATAGTTAATAAGTTCTTTTTTTGTACCTGTTTCAGGAGATGTTGATTCTCTATGGAAAGTTGAGAAACTGAGATCAGAATCAAAGAAGCAGCATACTCTTGCAAGCGGGTTTTCTTGTGCTAAGGTAATGCAGCTGCTACTTTTGGACAAGTTTAAGGTGCTACTCCATTTGGGCATCCTTTGCGTCTCCAAGCAATATATTTCAATGGAAACCTTGTTTGAATCGTCTTTatgctttcttttttctttatagtGGGATTCATCTCTGGTCAACCAGTGATGAATATCTGCCTTCAGTTAATCCTTCTGCTCCATAGTGATAGCAAGCAATTAAGTAGTGGCGGAAAAATTATAGAATAAAGCATCAGAGTATCTACTGCTGTACTTTCTCATTTTTTACTGTTCATCAGCTTGATTTTAAATGCATTTCAACCTGCTTcagaaaaatgtatttttcttTAGATAATTAGGATCTCATTAGTTTGActagtttctcccttttttttttttccaacttttGGATTGTTGGTTGTAGGGTTTTCTGCTTGAGAGCAAGCCTGAGAGTGCTGCTGCTGTCATTGAAGAACTCAATCAGGTTACTTATTCATTTGATGCATGAGTTGAGTTCAGGTTACTTATATCCTGTTCTATTAAGTCTTTAAGGACAAAAACAAGTGGATCACCTATTTTCAGTCCAATAGAAATGCTGAAGCTGGATAAAGTATCACTTGCATTGGCCAAAAGTTAGTAATAGGTTAAAAAAATTGATACCCCTTGTACTTTGTCTGGCAGTTTTTAATACCAGGTGTTACTTTTTCTTGCCATAGAAGAAAACTATAGTATGCTGGGACCTGGTTATAATGCGAGCTTAAATCttgcctcctcctcctccttcaaTATGTTTGCCAGAATCATGAATATTGACACATTGCATGTGTTTGAAACCAGAGTTTATCTGATGGAAAAAGGCAAGGCATGCTAAGTCAACTTCAAAAGTTAGTTAGTGAGTGGCCTTTGGAGGTTATTGAGCACCAAAAGAAGGAACACAAAAAGGTAAACttatttagttaaattgttATGCCTATAGACTGATATTAAATGGGGATCTCTTTTGTTGTTCAACagtcatctctctctctctcacacacacacacgtgcCCACAGCTGGAAAACTGCCAGACTTAGTTGAGAAGTAAATGtttttcattatcttcatcatcttcttcttctcttcctcaTGTCAAAGAATAGGACTACATGTTTTTCAATGGTTTTGGATGTTGTAATTAAAGAATGATGCCACTTGTGCAAGCACAATAATCATTTCCTTTATCTTCTAGGATGTCGCTGCTGCACTACAGAAAAGTATTCCTGCCATGATTGTCAGTTTATCAAGCATCGGTGCAGAAGTAAATGTAAATCTTGATGACTTGACCACAAAAGCAGGCATTTTGAGTTGAATATTGAGGTCAATGGTGTTCAAATTGCATGTGAAGTTGCCTGTTGCTCAAGAAGTGCTTGGTTTTCATCATGAACAGCAGTTGTATTACTTCATGCTTCCAAAGAATCACATCTGCGTACCTGGCCGTTGAGCAGATGTTACACGAGTAGGTGCTCAATGGTGAAGCGTACTACTGATCTTTGACTGCTTTTAGCAGACTTCCAAACTGCGTGCAATTTTGCTTTCTCCACACGCAACTGGTTTGATAGTTATGCATGAAGTTAATGTAACTGTTCATCTTCTTGCTTTGGCGCCCTCCAGCCGGGCGGGGAAATGTTAAGCAAGTGTAGTTTGCTCAGTTGAGAAACATGCAGAAACGTGAATGCCCTGATAGTTGATTAGAGAAAGGAAGAGGATTTGCCGTTTGCTCTACGGTTAACAACTGGTACTTTAGATAGGATAAAGGAGagcttcttcatttcttcttttatgTTGGATGACTACGGCTCTAAATTTCGCATGAATGCCCACAGCTGGAAGTTGGGGCCGAGGGAAAAGATGAAATGGTTTTCAGATCTGGATTTGAGATATATATTCGGATGTGGTAAGACTTGCTCTGGGAGCCGTTATATAGGTGAAGGTTGGAGCCTGTGTGATCACTTCTTAATTTGATACTTCGATGATTAATATGATATCAACTCTAGGAGTGAAATGATGGATGGGCTTGGACCTTAACTGTAAATAGGAATTTCTAAAGGTTTAATCGACTTTGAGCGGTTAGAGCGTGTCAAATTTAGTTTCAACAATTCTGCGCTGATGGTGGAAGAATGCTTGGCTGTCTGTAATGAAAGAAGTAGCAT
This region of Coffea arabica cultivar ET-39 chromosome 3c, Coffea Arabica ET-39 HiFi, whole genome shotgun sequence genomic DNA includes:
- the LOC113733996 gene encoding E3 ubiquitin-protein ligase MIEL1 isoform X2; the encoded protein is MDGSYNDRLDFGKMGYGCKHYRRRCKIRAPCCNEVFDCRHCHNESTSMLRNVFDRHEVIRYDVKQVICSVCDTEQPVAQVCTNCGVRMGEYFCEVCKFYDDDVDKGQFHCDDCGICRVGGRENFFHCNKCGSCYSVGLRDNHLCVENSMRHHCPICYEYLFDSLKDTTVMKCGHTMHCECYHEMIEHDKYCCPICSRSIIDMSRIWKRIDEEIEETVMPEDYRHRKVWILCNDCNDTTEVFFHIIGQKCSHCRSYNTRTIAPPVLPQ
- the LOC113733996 gene encoding E3 ubiquitin-protein ligase MIEL1 isoform X3; translated protein: MDGSYNDRLDFGKMGYGCKHYRRRCKIRAPCCNEVFDCRHCHNESTFNKEFQWSFFHITESVQSKRFNSCNSFVTCVCLDHQSMLRNVFDRHEVIRYDVKQVICSVCDTEQPVAQVCTNCGVRMGEYFCEVCKFYDDDVDKGQFHCDDCGICRVGGRENFFHCNKCGSCYSVGLRDNHLCVENSMRHHCPICYEYLFDSLKDTTVMKCGHTMHCECYHEMIEHDK
- the LOC113733996 gene encoding E3 ubiquitin-protein ligase MIEL1 isoform X1 produces the protein MDGSYNDRLDFGKMGYGCKHYRRRCKIRAPCCNEVFDCRHCHNESTFNKEFQWSFFHITESVQSKRFNSCNSFVTCVCLDHQSMLRNVFDRHEVIRYDVKQVICSVCDTEQPVAQVCTNCGVRMGEYFCEVCKFYDDDVDKGQFHCDDCGICRVGGRENFFHCNKCGSCYSVGLRDNHLCVENSMRHHCPICYEYLFDSLKDTTVMKCGHTMHCECYHEMIEHDKYCCPICSRSIIDMSRIWKRIDEEIEETVMPEDYRHRKVWILCNDCNDTTEVFFHIIGQKCSHCRSYNTRTIAPPVLPQ
- the LOC113733995 gene encoding uncharacterized protein, whose product is MRALPETRRLARALTSRSSILLNSVRVDSSQLNSTPQWRAFRSTILSSSGIIRGNRLQVGLNCSNNVLQHWPMGILMQKQLFSSESNAVDSAPTESVKELHDKILKSISEQKSAPPNAWLWSLVQQSATREDIKLLFDVLQRLRIFRLSNLRIHENFNFALCQEVTKACVRVGAIDYGKKALWKHNLYGLTPNVGSAHQLLLYAKQHKDSKLMADIMELLKKNNLPLQAGTADIVFRICYETQKWGLLSKYAKRFIKAGGVNLRQATIDMWMEFAAKRGDVDSLWKVEKLRSESKKQHTLASGFSCAKGFLLESKPESAAAVIEELNQSLSDGKRQGMLSQLQKLVSEWPLEVIEHQKKEHKKDVAAALQKSIPAMIVSLSSIGAEVNVNLDDLTTKAGILS